A DNA window from Anas platyrhynchos isolate ZD024472 breed Pekin duck chromosome 33, IASCAAS_PekinDuck_T2T, whole genome shotgun sequence contains the following coding sequences:
- the LOC139998595 gene encoding maestro heat-like repeat-containing protein family member 7, producing MECIRRNLGSIHTALARQCLDSLLLQMTKKMSREEVKNLLQFSPPRDSTDLAMWEVILAMPQTLERVLNIMMQDLPLRNWCTEVTKDTCIRRLAMLAQNHISEEDFVNPVHLQSYLRHPRPMMRFLVLKGLCTVSESPEKAREIQVLLPDILEALQDTNTDVVLKALLVLKNVMAHVERRKASGPALQLAEKLLPFFDHESSHMREHSICLFQTVVEAVLRQRKKEMKRTVHRSLLPLYFHMRDQSESVAKASGEALAVTAEFLRCKELKRLAQTEQTWRIGECLLQQDRGRVEEYLQQSQPYLQATQTDLRLEAVRFIGLAARYCEDQSEEKLNEILRVLRPSEKDPEPMVRSGAVETTVMLTSRHTATSGRRFPLPCCR from the exons atggagtgcatcaggagaaacctgggcagcatccacacggcattggcacggcagtgcctggactccctgcttctccagatgaccaaaaagatgtccagggaagaagtcaagaacctgctgcagttctctccgccacgtgacag cactgacctggccatgtgggaggtgatcctggccatgccgcagaccttggagagggttttaaacatcatgatgcaagacttgccgctgcgcaactggtgcaccgaagtcaccaaagacacctgcatccgtcgcttggct atgctggcccagaatcacatttctgaggaggactttgttaacccagtgcacctccagagctacctgaggcacccaagaccaatgatgcgctttttggttctgaaagggctctgcaccgtgtcagagagccctgagaag gcaagggaaattcaggtcttgctgccagacatcctggaggccctgcaggacaccaacacagacgtggtgctgaaggccctgcttgtgctgaaaaacgtgatggctcatgtggagaggaggaaggccagtggcccggctctgcagctggctgagaagctcctgccattctttgaccac gagtccagccacatgcgggagcactccatctgcctcttccaaaccgtggtggaggctgtgctgcggcaaaggaagaaggaaatgaagaggacagttcacaggagccttctcccactctactttcacatgagagaccagagtgagagcgtagcaaag gcctctggggaagctctcgccgtgactgcagagtttctgcgatgcaaggagctgaagcgcttggcccagacagaacagacgtggaggatcggggagtgcttg ctgcagcaggacagaggcagagtagaagaatacctgcagcagagccagccctacctgcaggccactcagaccgacttgcgacttgaggccgtcagattcattg gtcttgctgcgcgctactgcgaggaccagagcgaggagaagctgaatgaaatcctcagag tcctccggccttcagagaaagacccggaacccatggtccgttccggggcagttgaaaccaccgtgatgctgacgtcaaggcataccgcaacgtcaggacggagatttccactgccgtgttgccgctag